One Pomacea canaliculata isolate SZHN2017 linkage group LG1, ASM307304v1, whole genome shotgun sequence genomic window, CGGAAATATACTCTGGCCTCCCCAGTGTGAAGACCAGATGACCCCGGCcacagccttctagcaaagctagggcaatacacGACCTGCCGCTTGGCTCCGTCTAGGAgaagtccaggccaaagaggtgtgttggtatgatgggccgcaATCCATCAGGGACCTTAACCTCtaggatcccatcctcccccgacACGGGTAGCCCTGCACGGCAAACAAAGGGCCTAAAGAaggccacagagaaaaaaattacatcaaaaGTAAGGAATGgtaggaaaacagaagaaagacagtgtagacagaagacaggaaggataaaactgtagtatgacaGAGAGATTGTTaattagaagaagaatatagatgaaagggccaggtaagggagaaaaaagaaaagcataagaaaaaaggGGTGGGGCAGCTTAGTCACAGCCAGAGGGAGGCTGGTGTTCACCCCCGGCACGAGAAGCCGGGCCCACGGGGCAGTCGGCGTCCTGCCAGTTTATTAGATATTATACCATAATATTCGCTATACTAGAGCCGCGTTAACCACTCACACCATCTCATCAATAAATCTTAGTCGTCCTTCTGTcgtcaaacaaagaaactggaCGATGTTAGGTACACGACAAAGGTGGGGAACACGAACCAGGCCCTGAACTCGTTTGGTCGGGTCCGGCCAAGGTAGCCGCAGGCGAGACTCGAAATTCAAGAAATCTTTGagttttttaataacaaagtaCACTTCTACTGATGGAATGGTAAATATCATGTTAATTTCCAGGGACAAGCGAGAACGTTAAAGAcgggacagacaggacacacaCGAGTGCATGAGGGGACGGACACGTGTGCTTCTCGTCCTTCTGTCTGCACTGTGGTCACTCAGGGGGCAGCCAGAGGCAGGCAGGCTGATGAACATGTTGTAAAAGTCTTATCACTCACTGGAAAACTACAGCTGGCCCAAACACAGCAAGCTAATTGCTAATTGCTAATTTTTAAACTGAGAATTTTGTTTGGCCGGCAACTTGATGTTATAAATACCCAAATGACCTTGGCAGAATCCCCCACTTCTCCCCGAAACTGGACATCAGTGAGAATGAGGGCTAACTGCACGACACTACAGCTAAGTACAAAGTGTAGTTAATCCGAGATTTCACTCGATGTTTACACATATTCACTGCTACACATCATCAAAACACAGAGGTGTGATATTACTGGCGTCcaggtgtacgtgtgtgtgtgtttgtacgagtgtgcgtgtgtgtgtgtgtgtgtgagtgggtgtgtcgTGGGCGGTTGAGGTCTCCGAAGACCCGTGGTTAACAAAATTCACACGAAAGCtgtacaaataaacatgttGCTCGCTGTCGTTTATTCTCCCCTTGTTCCTCAGTTGCGGGCCTTGTGTAGCGGCGTGGGGTACACGTGAGCAGGACTCTGGCGACCATCACCTTCCTGTCCAGCACGAGCAGCTGCTGACGACGTGCACAAAGCCTCTCGAGGGCCTGACAGACACGGCACGTGCAGGTGCAGGAAGACAGATAGGCTCAGGCGCGGCTCATCCCGTCTTGTCATGCTAATGACCAGCACAAGGGCAGTAATCGCTGGTGAGACTTCCTCCCTGCCCAATCTCCACAAGACAGGCGGTTTTAGAAAGTTCTTAATCCGCGAAAGGAAGAGTACACCTGATTAAGTTGAGTGCCACGAGTGCAGTGGATCCTGTCCTCTGTACAGCGACACCAGGCGGTAAGAAGTTTATTGTACAACAGACAGTATTGTACAGTACACAGGCAGTAAAGCAACGCCTTGTCCAATACCAACAATGTTTCAGTAAAGCAAGCTCATGGCGCTCTACAAATGATATTaactataaaaacaacaacaacaataataacatgaTTGGGAGAAATCGAAGAAACCAATCAAGACGAGAGGGAAGAAAAGGGTTCACGCGTGAAACGGGGAAAAAGTGCGATTTTATCTGATTAACAATTGAACGAATACATTACTCGGTTATCCAACAAGTctctgaaattaaaataaatgcttgtATTATGGGAAGAAGAAATCCtggagataaaagaaaatggaggagGCGATGTGGTGCTGCCGAGCGACACATCTCACTGATGACGAGGGTGATGCAGGGCGACGACAAGTCGGTCCACCAGCAGATGTACTCGCCAAATGTCCATCTCCTGCCTCAGGACACTCAAAGATTTCAGCACCACCTTACGTAATCAGAACGCAGAAGAGCCTCTGCAAATGgtgatggggaggggagagggggaggagagTGGTAGACAGACAGGGATACACTTCAAACACAGGAGGTATGTATCCACGATACGCTGGGGTCAGAAGGGGGCGGGTCTAAAGTTCACTTGCAGTATAAATATGTCCGCATTCATTTCTCGAAATGGTTTAGCCGCCACACTTTGcgatttccattatttcctacaGTGAGAAGGtactctgtgtgtctgtgtgacttctttcgttttgtttcttctttacatttctctctcgTTCTGTACTCACTGGCGTGTGTCATAGAAGACCTGCTATTCAATCTTTTTTCCACACTTTGGTAcacttgttctcttttttttttttaatgaaaatctCGGACTTGTATAATTGTAATTAACTATTTTAGTTACTTAAACGAAttagttaataataaatgaaccCGCCATAACAAATGATTGCTGTTTCTGTGTTCGTTGTACCTGGACAGCTGCAATCCATGTCGTTTGTGTATTTAGGCTCCATGACAACGATACGCTGTAAACAAAAGTGTGTACGACACATCACGTGTTCATATTTATAACAGATAAAAGATGTTTGGACGACCACCAACACTGTGTCAGTAGCTTAGAGCATCATAAGGTAGCTGTGCGACAGTTATTGCCACttgtataaaaattatgattaaCGGGTACAACACCTTTGCTGCAGATGAAGCTGTCCATCGTGGTTGTAGTATTGGTGACTTGTTCTGTGTTGGTGCAGCAGTCGGACGCATGGGTGAGTACAGGGTCATTCAGGTGTGAGTGAGTACCGAGAATGAGTGAGTAGAGGGTCACACAGGTGTGAGTGAATATAGTATTACTGAGAATGAGTGAGTAGAGGGTCACACACGTCTGAATGAGTACAGTGTCACTCACATCTAAGTGCGCAGTGTCACTCAGGGATGGGTGAGTCGTCCTCACATTCaggggccatagttatgaagcgagggtaagtcgttgccctggggaaaACATGAGCGACTCAAGaaaaagcgtcttgttttcgAAGTTATAAAGCTTtaagtgtaataataataataataataataataatagcagcaacaacaacaacaacaacaacaacaacaacaacaacaacaaacaacaacaacaacaacgtgaGCTTTCATAGCACGATATCCAAGCCAAATGCAATCTCTCCccgcattacaaacacaaacacacaagacagATACAATTCGTGTCAAGTTAACGGACAAGCTAGGTGGATGTTGTGCCGGATGCCAATCACAGACCCAGATTTCTCTCCCTGCAGCTGTTCTGGAAGAAAGGCGCGAGACTGTCGCAGCGGGGCTTTGACGGCGCCACACCCGACGAGGTGGCCAAGGCGCGGACGATGTTCAAGGAGATGGACGATGCTGTCAAAAGTAAGTCCACCTGTTGCCATGGGTAACAAGGGCATGGCATGATGTTTGGTAATGAATACTGAGTCAGTGCAGAAAGGTAGTTAATGTCATCAGAAAGCATGCGTCAACGAAATCCAAGAAATAACTATCCTAAGAAAATCTTTGCCTGCATGAAGAGTATCACAAAATATTAGAAAACTTATGTGGAGGTAAAAAGGAAGCAACTAAACCATAGCATGTTCAATGTCATGCTGCAGGTGGTAATGCTGCAGGTGACAATGCTGCAGCTGGTAATGCTGCAGGTGGTAATGCTGCAGGTGGTAATGCTGCAGGTGGTAATGCTGCAGGTGGTGATACCACTAGACTAAAGTCCAATGTGTCATGCTGCAGGTGGAAGGGGCGCCGTAAAACGAGCTTTCGAGAATCTGGAAGATCAGCTGGAGGAATAAGAAGGCCCTAAGAGATGGGAGAGAATCTGTGGACATATTTATACTAAGATGATCAGGCGGCGAGAGAACAAAATTCGTGGTGTCacagttttaaaagtatttacagAAGTCAATTTCTAATCAAACTGCAGATGTCTAAAATTTGTAGAAGCcaataaaaatgaagttcacaattgttgctgtcatttattatttttgtttgtgtgtgagtgtgagtgagaggtgtgtgtgtgtgtgtggggtccTGTGTGAGAGTGCGCTCGGgaaagtgtgtttaaaaaatagtttttttaatgtaacgtTTGAAAGGCCGCCTGGTCCATATCAACAGACAatactgctggttacatgcaTACCAACATCTAGCTGGACACCTGTGTCAAGGGTCTGACAATGAAACAAGAGTTTGGCATTTCCCACGACATAACCTTATGTGGTGTACATAGTCATGGAAACCCACTGTCAAGCCTTCTGTTACAAACCTTAAAAGGGTAGGGAAGATATGGTAGGGAAGTGAACTATATGTGTTATGTCGAGATAAATACTCAGGAAGTATCAACAGAAAGTAGTACAGTCTTCCACGTTTGTATCATCTCACTGATTATATACAGCACTGCCCACATTAGGGAAGTAGAAACTCCAGCGAGTCCTTAATTGACATGGAGGTATACAACTCATCGTACTTGCCAGACACCGTGAGACTGAATCAGTTGCTCTTCGAggttttcaaatgtaaatgAACAGTGGAGTGcaattaaaacataattattatttaccccccaccccacaaaaaatcCTTCCATCCTGCAGGTACCCGCATACAAATATCACACCCAGAAGGTCCGTGATGTCACGTTTGAACACTGATaagcctaattaacatataacACATTAACATATAATACATGTCCCACCTCCATTAGTTCTTTAAGTGTAAAGGTGAGTGTTCGTAATATATTCATGTCTCTTCTTCCTCCTATCTCTGTaccctcctctctccccctctaCTGTATTGAGTGTTTCAGTATTCGTTACTTTgattccccccacccccacatacacacactttatcGCGCCCCAGTAGTGGCCTTTGACCCGAGATAATTGAAGGATTAATCAATCGACTGACTGCTGTACTTTGTTGCCTTCTTGTCcagcttctctccccttccattgCTGACAGACCACTCTGCCATCTGTTGACACACCcagacaaagagacaaacagCCACAAACAAGGTAGAAACAGAGATTGTGAGTCAGTTTAGAGAGGACTGTTGTAGGTTTGTCATATACGTCTCTT contains:
- the LOC112573120 gene encoding uncharacterized protein LOC112573120 isoform X2; this translates as MKLSIVVVVLVTCSVLVQQSDAWLFWKKGARLSQRGFDGATPDEVAKARTMFKEMDDAVKTGNAAGGNAAGGNAAGGNAAGGDTTRLKSNVSCCRWKGRRKTSFRESGRSAGGIRRP
- the LOC112573120 gene encoding uncharacterized protein LOC112573120 isoform X3; this encodes MKLSIVVVVLVTCSVLVQQSDAWLFWKKGARLSQRGFDGATPDEVAKARTMFKEMDDAVKSGNAAGGNAAGGNAAGGDTTRLKSNVSCCRWKGRRKTSFRESGRSAGGIRRP
- the LOC112573120 gene encoding circumsporozoite protein-like isoform X1 — protein: MKLSIVVVVLVTCSVLVQQSDAWLFWKKGARLSQRGFDGATPDEVAKARTMFKEMDDAVKSGNAAGDNAAAGNAAGGNAAGGNAAGGNAAGGDTTRLKSNVSCCRWKGRRKTSFRESGRSAGGIRRP
- the LOC112573120 gene encoding uncharacterized protein LOC112573120 isoform X4 produces the protein MKLSIVVVVLVTCSVLVQQSDAWLFWKKGARLSQRGFDGATPDEVAKARTMFKEMDDAVKSGRGAVKRAFENLEDQLEE